One window from the genome of Eucalyptus grandis isolate ANBG69807.140 chromosome 7, ASM1654582v1, whole genome shotgun sequence encodes:
- the LOC104454605 gene encoding cycloartenol-C-24-methyltransferase-like: MAKIGALDLAAGLGGTIGKSQVLSAVDKYEKYHASYGGKEEERKAEYSDMANKYYDLVTSFYEYGWEESFHFAHRWKGESLREGMKRHEHFIASQLALRPGMKVLDVGCGIGGPLREIARSSSTSITGLTNNEYHIKRGEELNRIAGVDKTCNFVNADFMRMPFSSDTFDAAFAIDATCHAPDACECYKEIYRVLKPGQYFAAYEWCMTDSFDPNNEEHQKIKAEIEIGNGLPDIRLTRQIIEALERAGFEVIWEKDLSPDSYIPWYAPMDKNRLSLSNFRTTALGRWITTTMVKALEGVGLAPEGSLRVKKFLEQAAEGLYEGERREILSPMYFFVARKPESKSP; this comes from the exons ATGGCAAAAATTGGAGCACTGGATCTGGCAGCCGGTCTTGGCGGAACCATTGGTAAAAGCCAGGTCCTCTCCGCCGTTGACAA GTACGAGAAGTATCATGCCAGCTACGGAggcaaagaggaagaaaggaaagctgAGTACAGTGACATG GCCAACAAATATTATGATCTTGTTACCAGCTTTTATGAGTATGGCTGGGAAGAGTCCTTCCATTTCGCACACAG ATGGAAAGGGGAGTCTCTACGAGAGGGCATGAAGAGACACGAACACTTCATCGCGTCACAGCTAGCCTTAAGACCAGGAATGAAG GTGCTGGATGTAGGTTGCGGAATTGGTGGACCACTCAGGGAGATAGCACGATCCAG CTCCACATCCATTACGGGATTAACCAACAACGAGTACCACATTAAAAGGGGAGAG GAACTGAACCGCATCGCCGGTGTTGACAAGACATGCAACTTTGTTAAT GCTGATTTCATGCGTATGCCATTCTCCAGCGATACTTTCGATGCAGCTTTTGCTATAGACGCTACATGCCATGCACCCGATGCT TGTGAATGTTACAAGGAGATCTACAGAGTACTGAAGCCTGGTCAGTATTTTGCCGCATATGAGTGGTGTATGACCGATTCCTTTGATCCAAACAACGAAGAGCACCAAAAGATTAAG GCCGAAATCGAGATTGGAAATGGTCTTCCAGACATCAGGCTGACCAGGCAGATCATTGAAGCTCTAGAGCGAGCAGGTTTCGAG GTCATATGGGAGAAAGATCTAAGTCCTGACTCTTATATCCCTTGGTATGCACCTATGGATAAAAACCGTCTCTCGCTGAGTAACTTCCGCACGACGGCTCTTGGGCGTTGGATTACTACAACCATG GTCAAGGCACTCGAGGGTGTGGGGCTAGCCCCGGAAGGAAGCCTCAGGGTTAAAAAATTCCTGGAACAAGCTGCTGAGGGCTTATATGAAGGCGAAAG GAGAGAAATCTTATCGCCCATGTACTTCTTCGTGGCTCGGAAGCCTGAATCCAAGAGTCCGTGA